Genomic DNA from Cucurbita pepo subsp. pepo cultivar mu-cu-16 chromosome LG13, ASM280686v2, whole genome shotgun sequence:
AGAAACATATCATTGCGTTAAGAGACGAGCGTCTAATAAGTAAAGAGCTTAAAAATGTAACAGCActtgaaacataaaaaaaacgaTGTCAACCATATTTTTAAGCACTGTAAATATAAAACCACAGTGAATACACCGTACAATTTCATTGAGCCAATTGTTTCTCCAGCACTATTTACATGATTTGAGCAgtattaaaaagattttttgCACTTCTACTGCCAGTCCaggattttcttttccttcaccCCTTGACAGACTTAGTATCGGTATTCATTTAAACATAAGGCAGGCCTATCAAGCTGGCCAAACTATTTTCAAGGCAAAAGGAACAAAAGGCTGCAACCACTGTTTTGCTCTACGAAAATTCTTTAACAAAGTGAAGTATCCAAGGTAGTGCAGAAAGCCAAGTTGTCAAATTATTGTCATTCTAAATCAGTTAAAGTTCAACACTCCAGTATCAGACCATCTCTCCATCTCTCATACAATAATAACTTCAAACTCAATGCTAAGGAATACGGTACAACCAACCTTTTCAACCCCAAACTCAATGGTGTTCATATCCAATACTAAAAGTTGGAAAGATTATCATATAAGTTGAAGGAATATCTTCACAGCAGCCAGAAAGGAgcaaaatttgttaaataaacaCAGATGGTAAAGAACATATGTACAATATCACTTGCCTGCTTACCAAATAATGATGCAATAAGAGACACGATACGTTCTTCCAACTCCTCTTGATAACgctctttcttgtttttcttattcaaaGGGATCTACAAAGTTTAAAGCATGTGAAGTAAGCATCATCGAATAAGTGATTAGAAAGTCAAATTTTGGAACAATTTCACAGAAAAATGTATTAACGAAAGATTTAGACATCAATTTCACATTTATATCAAAACCTAATTCAATAGTAAGACAGCTAGGTTGGAAAAAAtgcattgtttttttaataagaaattgaGCTTTAAtcaagagaaatgaaagaaaatacacaggtataaaaaaaaacagcccCACACAAAAAAGAAGTCCAAAGAAAGATAAGAAAGAACACTTCAATCTAAAATCAAAAAATCCATttgataattacaaaaagccTTAGCCAGTTAGGCCCATAAGAGAAACTAAACCAAGAAACCTTCCACAACTCCCCCTTATATCTCTGCTTTTCCTTGAAAAACTTATGATTCAAAGGGCTTGGTAGGAGCTCAACCAATGATTGTTCCAACCAGTGAATCTGATGCCATTGAAACGGAATTAAGAGCGTTTAAAAGATTgtaaagagaagaaatggaataaTAAGAAAcgtctttcttttcctccaaTTTAATCATAATGCAGCCTGAATTGCTAATTAAACCAATGAAAAAAAGACTTATTTTCCGCATCACAACCAATAAACACTACCATCCTCGctaagaaacagagaaattcAGGACCTTCTCTAGttcattcacatatcataagcCTTTTCTAGttgtattttaataaacaaGATGCCATCAAAGAGAGAAATCAAATCtcttttttataagaatgtcTCTCTACACATGTGTATGTGTTCAGAAGTTCGAAAGCTATTGGCAAACGAACggataaattaacaaaataaatataagattGTACCATGGACCCGTTTTCCAATCAGATTTATGTTTCCATATGATCCCAGAATCATAATTGATTATCACACATGCAAACTTTTACTTTAGAATCATTCTGTGCTACTCTTTGAATGTCACAATTCAACTCTAAACTACAttcaataatagaaaataagaaaaacaacaaaatgcAAGGACTAGAGGAAGTTATGTAATTTACCCTACCTTACCCATAAAGGCAGCAAAGGCCGTCTTTAACCCCAAAACATCAACAAATCGTTCACAAGCAGGCGGGTAATTTGTCATGGCAAAATCAAGAGCCCTTATAGCTGACCCATAGGCGGATTTCTTCtgtttcataataattatcatCAATTCCACACCCTCAGCTTTCACAAACCTTTCCTTGTTCTCCAGTGGCATCAACAAACAACACaaagaatcaaacaaattttccACCATCTCAGCCTCATCAGGACTCTTGGGGTCCTTGGACTTGTACATTGCAACCGCTTGAAGAACAACATCGACCCCATTCATCTGTCCAAGCCTTCGCTGATTCACCGTACTGTTCTGCAAAAGTATCGCCAGTATCTCCGATGCATACTGCTTATTGCTATCAAAATCCCTCACCTTAATCTTCCCAAGTAACCACTTCATTAGTTTTGTGCGCTCACAGACCAACTCGGCAACTACCGGTTTCACTTCAATCAAGTTCTCAATGGTCGCTAGGGTATTGTAAACGGCACTCATCTCGTCCGGGTCCGTCTCCGATAATCGATGCAAGTTCTGAACCAACAGATCAAGAACATTATTCTCAATCAGCGCATCGACCAACACGCGAGCAGGTTCATCGTTATCCTCAAGAACATCCTCGTCAGTCAAATCCTGGATCAATTGGACCGCATCAATAGCAATATCAGTATTACTATGCGAAAGGAGGTCAACGACGGACGAAACTACACCAAGTTTGACGATATCAGGGTACAGCTCGGGACCAGCGGCGAGCACTTTGAGCTTCTGAATCTCGTCGTGAAGCTCGACTTCAGAATCAGCAAAGCGCTCAGGCTGGTCGGGATACTTGAGGCGAGCTTCGGTGTTGTCTCTGAGACGGCGTTCgaacgagagagagagcttcTTCACCGTTCGAAGGTCCAATACTTCGACTACCTTTTGGGACTTCTCGACGGCTTCGAGGAGAGCCAAGTCGATATGGTCAGCTCCATTGGTGGCTATGTCGTCGCGCTTCCGCTTTGGCTGAGAGCTGTGGTTCCGGTCGCCGGCGACTTCCATCAAATTCACACAAAGAGAAAGAATCCCGCCGGTGAGATGATGTTTATGGTTCGGGCTCCGGTTGAAACCAAACCAGAAATATGAGATTGAACTTAACTTAGCGGCAGGGTGTTTACAACTTAATATGCTACCATCAtattcttattaaataaaattataattaaattaatttaaaaaaattatatatttttttaaaataattttttaataaatattttgtaatttaagtatttcaaaaatatcattaagtttcaaaacttctcgtaaaaaaaattagtatcacgttttaaaaatcttataaattttaaaaaaataaattaaaatttttaaaaatagtctAGGAAGTGTTTTACCAGTTTTTGTCTATATTATTGacgataataattttttaaaaaaaaatttaataataaaatgtaaaaaaatattttaaaatttcataaatattttttaaacatattattattttttagcttttaaaaaaaatggaagagttcgagagtattttttaaatagtattAAAAGTTGggtaattcattatttaataaagttttattcctaaaaatgaattaaatatattattattgatgtattcaaataaaataattaattaattata
This window encodes:
- the LOC111808871 gene encoding beta-catenin-like protein 1 → MEVAGDRNHSSQPKRKRDDIATNGADHIDLALLEAVEKSQKVVEVLDLRTVKKLSLSFERRLRDNTEARLKYPDQPERFADSEVELHDEIQKLKVLAAGPELYPDIVKLGVVSSVVDLLSHSNTDIAIDAVQLIQDLTDEDVLEDNDEPARVLVDALIENNVLDLLVQNLHRLSETDPDEMSAVYNTLATIENLIEVKPVVAELVCERTKLMKWLLGKIKVRDFDSNKQYASEILAILLQNSTVNQRRLGQMNGVDVVLQAVAMYKSKDPKSPDEAEMVENLFDSLCCLLMPLENKERFVKAEGVELMIIIMKQKKSAYGSAIRALDFAMTNYPPACERFVDVLGLKTAFAAFMGKIPLNKKNKKERYQEELEERIVSLIASLFGGILRGTRKERLLSKFVENECEKIDRLMELYLRYSDRVKVEMERLSEIELDDLEMDEEEKYNRKLESGLYTLQLIAVILGHLWCSEHSQMRARIELLLKQQKLTRQDIKNILQEYHDNIGDLDGPEEKERTQGKIQKFISAL